From Bacillus sp. Bos-x628, the proteins below share one genomic window:
- a CDS encoding carbamoyl phosphate synthase small subunit, with protein sequence MKGYLNLEDGASFEGDLTGDAGITGEVVFFTGMTGYQEVLTDPSYKGQIIVFTYPLIGNYGINHEDFESKKPQVKAVVVYEAAEHFSHHLAAVSLKDYLQKWNIPLLTHTDTRAVVQNIRANGTMNAIISLDANEAPPAMKEINVVEQVTESEIHTQGSGKEHVALIDFGFKKSIADSLEARGCKVTVIPYKQMEKVFDIKPDAILLSNGPGNPKTMKPYLNIIHQMMMTFPTLGICLGHQLIALALGGDTYKLPFGHRGANHPVQDTESKRVFMTSQNHSYVVNEKSMNHKEVDVKFLHVNDGSVEGLIHKEKLIMSVQFHPEAHPGPAESEWVFDDFIEKVKQARREVAHA encoded by the coding sequence ATGAAAGGTTATTTAAATTTAGAAGATGGTGCCTCTTTTGAAGGAGATCTGACAGGAGACGCTGGCATAACGGGTGAAGTGGTATTTTTTACAGGTATGACAGGTTATCAAGAGGTGCTTACAGATCCTTCATATAAAGGACAGATCATTGTTTTCACATATCCGCTGATCGGAAATTATGGAATTAACCATGAGGACTTTGAGAGCAAGAAACCGCAAGTAAAAGCAGTTGTCGTATATGAAGCAGCAGAGCATTTTTCGCATCATCTTGCAGCGGTGAGCCTGAAAGATTATTTACAAAAGTGGAACATCCCGCTTCTTACTCATACAGACACTCGGGCAGTTGTTCAAAACATACGAGCAAATGGCACAATGAACGCTATTATAAGCTTAGACGCAAACGAAGCTCCGCCTGCAATGAAAGAAATCAATGTTGTCGAACAGGTAACAGAGAGTGAGATTCACACACAAGGTAGTGGAAAAGAGCATGTGGCGCTAATTGACTTTGGCTTTAAGAAGTCAATTGCAGACTCTCTTGAGGCACGCGGCTGCAAAGTAACGGTGATTCCATATAAACAAATGGAAAAAGTGTTTGACATCAAGCCAGATGCGATTTTGCTGTCAAACGGCCCTGGAAATCCGAAAACAATGAAGCCATATTTGAACATCATTCATCAAATGATGATGACTTTCCCGACGCTCGGCATCTGCTTAGGCCATCAATTAATTGCTCTTGCACTAGGAGGGGATACGTATAAGCTTCCCTTTGGACATCGCGGTGCGAACCATCCTGTTCAAGATACAGAATCAAAACGAGTTTTTATGACAAGTCAAAACCACAGTTATGTTGTAAATGAAAAAAGCATGAATCACAAAGAAGTGGATGTGAAATTTTTACACGTGAATGATGGATCTGTAGAAGGATTGATTCATAAAGAAAAGCTGATTATGTCGGTTCAATTTCACCCGGAAGCACACCCAGGACCTGCTGAAAGTGAATGGGTATTCGATGATTTTATTGAGAAAGTGAAACAAGCAAGGAGAGAAGTTGCACATGCCTAA
- a CDS encoding acetylornithine transaminase, whose product MSHLFQTYSRWNIEIKEAAGSWAIDTSGKKYLDFIQGIAVTNLGHNHPNVNQAIKKQLDQVWHVSNLFENGLQEKAAEKLVANSSGDLVFFCNSGAEANEGAIKLARKATGKTNIVTFLHSFHGRTYAGMAATGQDKIKTGFGPMLEGFHYLPYNDLEAISTCKVNDIAAVMLEVVQGEGGVNPAKAEFLQAVQAFCQKHQALLIIDEIQTGIGRTGEAFAYEHANLDPDIISVAKGLGNGFPVGAIIGKKALGEAFSPGSHGTTFGGNMLAMAAVNATLDLVFNNEFLSEVKEKGAYLLSKLQAVKQLNIVKEVRGKGLMAGIECYQPVGEYITALRKQGLLVLPAGPNVIRLLPPLNVETIEMDQAIEAIIHVLSNETVTV is encoded by the coding sequence GTGAGTCATCTCTTTCAAACATATAGCCGGTGGAATATTGAAATTAAAGAGGCAGCAGGTTCTTGGGCGATTGATACAAGCGGGAAAAAGTATTTAGACTTTATTCAGGGGATTGCGGTAACGAATTTAGGTCACAATCATCCAAATGTCAATCAAGCAATAAAGAAACAACTTGATCAAGTATGGCATGTGTCCAACTTATTTGAAAATGGACTGCAAGAAAAAGCGGCAGAAAAGCTGGTAGCAAACAGTTCAGGAGACCTTGTGTTTTTCTGCAATAGTGGTGCTGAGGCGAATGAAGGTGCCATAAAATTAGCCCGTAAAGCAACAGGAAAGACGAATATTGTGACATTTTTACACTCTTTCCACGGGCGCACATATGCTGGTATGGCTGCTACAGGTCAAGATAAAATCAAAACCGGTTTTGGTCCAATGCTAGAAGGGTTTCATTACTTGCCTTATAACGACCTTGAAGCAATCTCCACATGTAAAGTCAATGATATCGCAGCGGTCATGCTAGAAGTCGTGCAAGGTGAGGGCGGAGTGAATCCCGCTAAAGCAGAATTTCTTCAGGCTGTTCAAGCGTTCTGTCAAAAACATCAGGCACTGCTCATTATTGATGAAATACAAACGGGCATTGGACGCACAGGTGAAGCATTCGCTTACGAACATGCGAATCTTGACCCTGATATTATTTCAGTTGCGAAAGGGTTGGGTAACGGTTTCCCAGTCGGTGCGATTATAGGAAAAAAAGCATTAGGAGAAGCCTTCTCACCAGGTTCACATGGAACGACTTTTGGTGGAAACATGCTCGCAATGGCGGCAGTAAACGCTACACTCGATCTCGTATTTAATAATGAGTTTCTTTCTGAAGTTAAGGAAAAAGGCGCTTATTTATTATCAAAACTGCAAGCCGTCAAACAACTGAACATCGTAAAGGAAGTGCGCGGCAAAGGACTGATGGCTGGCATCGAATGTTATCAGCCAGTAGGAGAATACATTACAGCCCTAAGAAAGCAAGGACTATTAGTTCTTCCGGCTGGACCGAATGTCATCCGTCTATTACCTCCGCTTAATGTAGAGACAATTGAGATGGATCAAGCAATAGAAGCCATTATCCATGTTCTATCAAATGAAACTGTGACGGTGTAA
- the argB gene encoding acetylglutamate kinase yields the protein MNKTIVFKCGGSVIRELSDTFFENVRSLQEAGFKLVIVHGGGPEITDMLQKLEVKTEFVDGQRKTTKPVLEVAEMVLSGTVNKYFVSELAKHDISSVGVSGKDGQMLVADFLDQDLYGYVGEIKEVNPAMVEALMEKQFIPVIAPLSMTEECQTLNVNADLAASAVAGAIKADKLMFVTDVEGILKNGHLLDVVTEQEALSLINEGIISGGMIPKVQSALTALSGDVDEVMIVNGKGSFFTGESFKGTRIVKQKEAVL from the coding sequence ATGAATAAAACGATTGTGTTCAAGTGTGGAGGAAGTGTCATTCGAGAACTTTCAGATACATTTTTTGAAAATGTTCGCTCGCTTCAAGAGGCTGGCTTTAAATTAGTGATCGTCCATGGCGGAGGTCCTGAGATCACCGATATGCTACAAAAATTAGAAGTGAAAACTGAATTTGTTGACGGACAGCGTAAAACAACGAAGCCTGTCTTAGAGGTAGCGGAGATGGTCCTTTCTGGTACTGTTAATAAATACTTTGTTTCAGAATTGGCAAAACACGATATTTCATCTGTCGGTGTGTCTGGAAAAGACGGACAGATGCTTGTGGCAGATTTTCTTGATCAAGACCTTTACGGTTATGTTGGCGAAATTAAAGAAGTTAATCCTGCAATGGTAGAAGCGTTGATGGAAAAACAATTCATTCCTGTCATTGCACCGCTATCGATGACAGAAGAGTGTCAAACATTAAATGTCAATGCAGATTTAGCTGCATCAGCCGTTGCTGGAGCAATAAAGGCTGATAAATTAATGTTCGTAACAGATGTTGAAGGCATCTTGAAAAATGGCCATTTATTAGATGTTGTGACTGAACAAGAAGCACTTTCACTCATCAATGAAGGAATTATTTCCGGGGGAATGATCCCGAAGGTGCAATCGGCATTAACGGCTTTATCTGGAGATGTCGACGAGGTCATGATTGTGAATGGGAAAGGCAGTTTTTTTACTGGGGAATCATTTAAAGGAACACGAATTGTGAAACAAAAGGAGGCGGTCCTGTGA
- the argJ gene encoding bifunctional ornithine acetyltransferase/N-acetylglutamate synthase yields MIELNEKSIVKIDGDVSSPKGFEAKGIHIGLRYSKKDLGLIISEVPATSAAVYTQSHFQAAPLQVTQKSLKKTGRLKGVIVNSAIANACTGEQGLKDAYEMQAACADMLGIESDYIAVCSTGVIGECLDMAKIKKGIMQLKEAKAEQGHFEEAILTTDTVIKNTTYTLTIDGKEIIISGAAKGSGMIHPNMATMLGFVTTDANVEQEALQQALRDITDVTFNQITVDGETSTNDMVLVMANGMAENNVLNEEHPEWPLFKEGLKLACEDLAKEIARDGEGATKLIEAKVVGAKNNLEAGIIAKKIVGSSLVKTAVYGTDANWGRIVGAIGHSTASVTPEEVEVYLGGQCLFKHNEPQPFSEEEAKAYLEQDEITILIEMSEGEGEAAAWGCDLTYDYVKINASYRT; encoded by the coding sequence ATGATTGAATTGAATGAAAAAAGCATTGTCAAAATAGACGGTGACGTATCATCACCTAAGGGCTTTGAAGCGAAGGGGATTCATATTGGATTGCGCTATTCAAAAAAAGACCTTGGGCTGATTATCAGTGAAGTACCAGCGACAAGCGCTGCTGTATACACACAAAGTCACTTTCAAGCAGCACCGCTACAAGTCACGCAAAAAAGCCTAAAAAAGACTGGGCGATTAAAAGGAGTCATTGTCAACAGTGCCATTGCCAATGCATGTACGGGAGAGCAGGGTTTGAAGGATGCATATGAAATGCAGGCAGCCTGTGCAGACATGTTAGGAATAGAGTCCGATTATATTGCAGTTTGTTCTACTGGTGTCATTGGAGAATGCCTTGATATGGCTAAAATCAAAAAAGGCATCATGCAGCTAAAAGAAGCAAAAGCAGAGCAAGGTCATTTTGAAGAAGCCATTTTAACAACAGATACGGTCATTAAAAATACAACTTACACCCTTACGATAGACGGTAAAGAAATTATCATTTCAGGTGCAGCAAAGGGTTCAGGTATGATTCATCCGAATATGGCGACAATGCTTGGCTTTGTCACAACAGATGCGAATGTAGAGCAGGAAGCTCTGCAACAAGCGCTTCGCGACATTACGGATGTGACTTTTAATCAGATTACGGTCGATGGAGAGACATCAACAAACGATATGGTACTCGTGATGGCAAATGGAATGGCTGAAAATAATGTGCTAAATGAAGAGCATCCAGAATGGCCATTGTTTAAAGAAGGCTTAAAGCTAGCTTGTGAGGATTTAGCGAAAGAGATTGCAAGAGATGGAGAAGGTGCGACCAAATTAATTGAAGCGAAAGTCGTCGGCGCTAAAAATAATCTGGAAGCAGGCATTATTGCCAAAAAAATCGTTGGCTCAAGTCTCGTCAAAACAGCCGTATATGGAACAGACGCAAACTGGGGACGAATTGTTGGAGCGATTGGTCATAGCACAGCGTCCGTTACACCAGAAGAGGTAGAAGTCTATTTAGGCGGCCAGTGTCTATTCAAGCATAATGAACCGCAGCCTTTCTCAGAAGAGGAAGCAAAAGCGTATCTAGAACAAGATGAGATCACGATTTTGATTGAAATGAGTGAAGGAGAAGGTGAAGCGGCGGCATGGGGCTGTGACCTTACCTATGATTACGTGAAAATTAACGCGAGTTATCGCACATAA
- the argC gene encoding N-acetyl-gamma-glutamyl-phosphate reductase → MKIGIIGATGYGGVELVRILKQHPHVDECILYSSSDDGQSYSNSYPHLTNISDQTLKAIEPETIVKETDAVFLATPAGVSSKLTPQLMNQGVPIIDLSGDLRIQDGATYEAWYKRRAADEASVQQAVYGLSELNREKIEQAEVIANPGCFPTAVLLGLAPLMKQNLMDESMIIVDAKTGVSGAGRTASLGTHFSELNDNFKIYKVNEHQHTPEIEQVLREWNPQTTNITFSTHLVPMTRGIMATMYTQLKSDLAQEDLMQHMKGFYEDSYFVRVRDYGIYPQTKEVYGSNFCDISFHLDERTGRLTIVSVIDNLMKGAAGQAVQNFNIIKGLNEEAGLTMTPLYP, encoded by the coding sequence TTGAAAATAGGTATTATAGGTGCTACGGGGTACGGTGGTGTGGAATTAGTTCGTATCTTAAAGCAGCATCCGCATGTGGACGAATGTATATTGTATTCATCAAGTGATGATGGGCAATCATACAGCAATTCTTATCCGCATCTAACAAACATTTCAGATCAAACATTAAAGGCAATAGAGCCGGAGACTATTGTTAAAGAAACGGATGCTGTATTTTTAGCGACACCAGCAGGCGTATCAAGTAAATTGACACCACAGCTCATGAACCAAGGAGTGCCTATCATTGATTTGTCGGGTGATTTGCGAATTCAAGATGGAGCAACATACGAAGCTTGGTATAAACGACGGGCAGCGGATGAAGCATCCGTCCAACAAGCTGTGTACGGTTTATCTGAACTGAATCGAGAAAAAATTGAGCAGGCTGAAGTGATTGCAAACCCAGGCTGTTTTCCAACCGCAGTCCTTCTTGGCTTAGCACCTCTGATGAAACAGAACTTGATGGATGAATCAATGATAATCGTTGATGCCAAAACAGGGGTTTCTGGTGCGGGGAGAACTGCATCACTTGGAACGCATTTTTCAGAGTTGAACGACAACTTTAAAATTTATAAGGTGAATGAGCATCAACATACACCTGAAATAGAACAAGTATTAAGAGAATGGAATCCGCAAACGACAAACATCACATTTTCAACGCATCTTGTCCCAATGACAAGAGGGATTATGGCGACGATGTATACACAATTAAAGTCAGATCTAGCGCAAGAAGATTTAATGCAGCATATGAAAGGTTTTTATGAAGATTCCTATTTTGTCAGAGTTAGAGATTATGGAATTTATCCTCAGACAAAAGAAGTATACGGCAGTAACTTCTGTGACATCAGCTTTCATTTAGATGAACGAACAGGCAGACTGACGATCGTATCGGTGATAGATAATTTAATGAAAGGCGCAGCCGGTCAAGCGGTTCAAAACTTCAATATCATCAAAGGCTTAAATGAAGAGGCGGGTCTCACAATGACACCTCTTTATCCATAA
- a CDS encoding metal-sulfur cluster assembly factor, translating to MDEALKENILGALEQVIDPELNVDIVNLGLVYDVNLDENGKADITMTLTSMGCPLAPIIVDEVKKALSDLPDVKETEVHIVWNPPWTRDKMSRYAKIALGIQ from the coding sequence ATGGATGAAGCATTGAAAGAAAACATTTTAGGCGCCTTGGAACAGGTGATTGACCCTGAGTTGAATGTAGATATCGTCAATCTTGGGCTTGTCTATGATGTCAATCTTGATGAGAATGGAAAAGCGGATATCACCATGACATTGACATCAATGGGTTGCCCTCTTGCACCAATTATCGTTGATGAGGTAAAAAAAGCATTAAGTGACTTACCTGACGTGAAAGAAACAGAGGTTCACATTGTTTGGAACCCGCCTTGGACAAGAGACAAAATGTCAAGATATGCGAAAATCGCTCTTGGTATTCAATAA
- a CDS encoding alpha/beta fold hydrolase, with protein MITIDEQITRDIPFLHIVKAENKEKPLPLVFFIHGFTSAREHNLHFAFHLAEKGMRVILPDCAYHGVRSENLSLEELASKFWEIVLNEIREIDILKTHFQEKQLIKADLIGVAGTSMGGITTFGALAKHDWIKAAVSLMGSPKYTTFLKAQIMDMRHKGLMKELTDDDVNKQLEALRPYDLTLHTDRLKKRPLLFWHAENDPVVPYRHAKELYDELAATQYQHDPHLIRFITDEQAGHKVSRQAMFETIDWFVTHLKSTNV; from the coding sequence GTGATCACCATTGATGAGCAAATTACGCGCGATATTCCATTTTTACATATCGTAAAAGCTGAAAATAAAGAAAAACCGCTGCCGCTTGTATTTTTCATACACGGGTTTACCAGTGCACGTGAGCACAACTTACACTTCGCCTTTCATTTGGCGGAAAAAGGCATGAGAGTCATTTTGCCTGACTGTGCTTATCATGGTGTAAGATCAGAAAACCTCAGCTTAGAGGAACTAGCATCAAAGTTCTGGGAAATTGTCCTGAACGAAATTCGTGAAATCGACATACTCAAAACACATTTTCAAGAAAAACAATTGATTAAAGCCGATCTGATAGGCGTCGCTGGTACATCCATGGGAGGCATCACCACCTTTGGCGCACTTGCAAAGCATGATTGGATTAAAGCGGCCGTCAGCTTAATGGGCAGTCCGAAATATACGACTTTTCTAAAGGCACAAATCATGGACATGCGTCACAAAGGTCTTATGAAAGAGTTGACAGATGATGACGTGAACAAGCAATTAGAAGCCTTGCGTCCTTATGATTTAACCCTGCACACAGATCGGCTTAAGAAAAGACCACTTTTATTCTGGCATGCTGAAAATGACCCTGTTGTCCCATATCGCCATGCAAAAGAGCTTTATGATGAGTTAGCGGCGACCCAATATCAGCATGACCCGCACCTGATTCGTTTTATCACAGATGAACAAGCAGGTCACAAGGTCTCAAGACAAGCGATGTTTGAAACGATTGACTGGTTTGTGACACATCTGAAAAGCACAAACGTTTAG
- a CDS encoding Cof-type HAD-IIB family hydrolase yields METKPYLIALDLDGTLLKDDKTISSRTLDVIQKVRDSGHHVCISTGRPYRSSSPYYNQLKLNSPIVNFNGAFVHHPLDEKWGRFHTSLDLQVVKQLVDISEEYQVHNVLAEVLDDLYFHYHDEKLIDIFNMNANKVTVGDLRDTLLENVTSILIHAKEEDVGAIRGYLTDVHAEVIDHRRWAAPWHVIEIIKSGINKAVGLQKISDYYGIPQERIIAFGDEDNDLEMLQFAGCGVAMGNGVDAVKRVSNEIADTNEQDGIAKFLTNYFAL; encoded by the coding sequence ATGGAGACCAAACCTTATCTAATCGCACTTGACCTGGATGGCACATTATTGAAAGATGATAAAACCATTTCTTCACGCACACTTGACGTCATTCAAAAAGTGAGAGATAGCGGGCATCATGTGTGTATATCAACGGGCCGGCCATATCGTTCCAGCTCTCCTTATTATAATCAACTAAAGCTCAATTCACCGATCGTGAACTTTAACGGGGCATTTGTCCATCATCCTCTCGATGAAAAATGGGGCAGATTCCACACGTCGCTTGACCTTCAAGTAGTCAAGCAGCTTGTAGACATTAGTGAAGAGTATCAGGTGCACAATGTGTTAGCTGAAGTCTTAGACGATTTATATTTCCATTATCATGATGAAAAACTCATTGATATATTTAATATGAACGCCAATAAAGTGACCGTCGGGGACTTAAGGGACACTCTTTTAGAGAATGTCACAAGTATCTTAATTCACGCAAAAGAAGAAGACGTGGGAGCCATTCGAGGCTATTTAACAGATGTTCACGCAGAAGTGATTGATCACAGAAGATGGGCCGCTCCATGGCACGTCATTGAAATCATTAAGTCAGGAATAAATAAAGCGGTTGGTCTGCAAAAAATTAGCGATTATTACGGCATTCCGCAAGAACGAATAATCGCATTTGGGGATGAAGACAATGATTTAGAAATGCTTCAGTTTGCTGGATGCGGTGTTGCGATGGGCAATGGAGTTGATGCTGTGAAAAGGGTATCAAATGAGATTGCAGATACAAATGAACAAGATGGAATTGCTAAGTTCTTAACAAATTATTTCGCGCTTTAA
- a CDS encoding competence protein produces the protein MGKRSKSKRFIQQGKDSVSLHDARFPYRSTLEEATDQGNKKTNASLGSL, from the coding sequence ATGGGTAAGAGAAGCAAGTCGAAACGCTTTATACAACAAGGTAAAGATTCAGTCAGTCTTCATGACGCACGTTTTCCTTATCGATCTACACTTGAAGAAGCTACAGACCAAGGAAATAAGAAGACAAATGCTTCTTTAGGTTCATTGTGA
- a CDS encoding BsuPI-related putative proteinase inhibitor encodes MKKLLVLLFIPLILAACGSQKNDEPEKEVSGQMGEKTAVLTIDPVQKGASVQFQMSLKNRSDHDIEFTFNTSQKFELRVYDENGNEKYRYSKDRMFTQAIQSFVLKANETYDFQDTWSSGVEPGTYEVVVSFKGKAEGLKQITEKKMFQVK; translated from the coding sequence ATGAAAAAACTTTTGGTGCTTCTTTTCATTCCATTGATTTTAGCGGCTTGTGGTTCTCAAAAGAATGACGAACCAGAAAAGGAGGTATCTGGTCAAATGGGAGAAAAAACGGCAGTGCTCACAATCGACCCTGTCCAGAAAGGTGCTTCGGTTCAATTTCAAATGTCATTGAAAAATCGATCTGATCATGATATTGAATTTACATTTAATACAAGTCAGAAGTTTGAATTACGTGTCTATGATGAAAATGGAAATGAAAAATACCGTTACTCGAAAGATCGTATGTTCACACAAGCCATCCAATCATTTGTCTTAAAGGCAAATGAAACGTATGATTTTCAAGATACATGGTCAAGTGGTGTAGAGCCTGGAACTTATGAAGTGGTTGTATCGTTCAAGGGGAAAGCGGAAGGGCTTAAGCAAATCACGGAGAAGAAAATGTTCCAAGTAAAGTAA
- a CDS encoding YitT family protein: MFIGEAKKLIVVVIGALLNAIGLNLFLIPADVYASGFTGVAQLLSSVIDEYAPFYLSTGVLLFVLNIPVGILGWMKVGRSFTLYSIISVALTTIFLGILPETSVSEDILLNAVFGGVISALGIGITLKYGASTGGLDIIAMILAKWKDKPVGTYFFILNGIIIFTAGLLQGWEKALYTLVTLYVTTRVIDAIHTRHEKLTAMIVTKKADEIKEAIYGKMVRGITTVPAKGAFTNEPKAMMVIVITRYELYELERIIKEVDPKAFTNIVQTTNILGFFRRD, encoded by the coding sequence ATGTTTATTGGAGAAGCAAAAAAACTTATTGTCGTTGTTATTGGTGCATTATTAAATGCGATTGGACTTAATTTATTCTTAATTCCGGCTGACGTATATGCGAGCGGTTTTACCGGAGTAGCACAGCTGTTATCCAGTGTAATTGATGAATATGCACCATTTTATTTATCGACTGGGGTTCTATTATTTGTATTAAACATTCCAGTAGGGATTTTAGGCTGGATGAAGGTTGGTCGTTCCTTTACTCTATATAGCATAATCAGTGTTGCCTTAACGACCATTTTCCTCGGCATCTTACCGGAGACGAGCGTTTCTGAAGATATTTTATTGAATGCTGTGTTCGGCGGTGTCATTTCTGCACTTGGCATCGGGATTACGCTAAAATACGGGGCATCAACAGGTGGACTCGATATTATTGCGATGATTTTAGCAAAATGGAAAGATAAGCCTGTTGGCACGTATTTCTTTATTTTAAACGGAATCATCATTTTTACAGCAGGATTATTACAAGGTTGGGAGAAAGCATTATATACCCTTGTGACATTATATGTGACCACAAGGGTCATTGATGCGATTCATACGAGACATGAGAAACTGACGGCCATGATTGTGACGAAGAAAGCCGATGAAATCAAAGAAGCCATTTATGGAAAAATGGTAAGAGGAATCACCACTGTACCTGCTAAAGGCGCATTTACCAACGAGCCAAAAGCAATGATGGTGATTGTCATTACAAGGTATGAGCTGTATGAACTTGAACGAATTATAAAGGAAGTCGATCCAAAAGCCTTTACGAATATTGTCCAAACGACCAATATTCTTGGATTTTTCAGAAGAGATTAA
- a CDS encoding DegV family protein — protein sequence MTVHIIADSAADLPLSYYDEHNITLIPLRVLLGEQEFEDLITIEPKQVFDAMRQGESPKTSQPSPNRIKEAFVSLAQTHTAALYVAFSSELSGTYQTAVMMANEVKEEYPDFDLRIIDSKCASLGYGLAVKHAQTLAIDGNTIQEIETSVKHFCGSLQHIFTVDDLSYLARGGRITKASAFVGGLLSIKPILHVEDGKLVPLEKIRGRKKLLKRIIELMKERGTDWSNQTVGISHGDDPALAEDMRQLIETAFHPKDIDINIIGAAVGSHSGPGTLAIFFTGNPS from the coding sequence ATGACTGTTCATATCATAGCAGACAGTGCTGCTGACCTGCCTCTTTCTTATTATGATGAACATAACATAACACTCATTCCGCTACGTGTATTACTTGGTGAGCAGGAATTTGAGGATTTAATCACAATTGAGCCAAAACAAGTATTTGATGCAATGAGACAAGGCGAAAGTCCAAAAACTTCACAACCTTCACCAAACAGGATCAAAGAAGCCTTTGTATCCCTTGCACAAACTCATACAGCCGCACTTTATGTCGCTTTTTCATCAGAGCTTTCAGGTACATATCAAACAGCCGTCATGATGGCAAACGAAGTAAAGGAAGAATATCCAGACTTCGATTTACGAATCATTGATTCTAAATGTGCTTCACTCGGCTATGGACTGGCTGTCAAACACGCTCAGACACTTGCCATTGACGGAAATACAATACAAGAAATTGAAACGTCTGTAAAGCATTTTTGTGGATCTTTACAACATATTTTTACTGTAGACGATTTATCGTACTTAGCAAGAGGGGGAAGAATCACTAAAGCATCAGCTTTTGTTGGCGGTCTTTTGAGCATTAAACCTATTTTACACGTAGAGGATGGAAAGCTTGTTCCGCTTGAGAAAATCCGGGGACGTAAAAAACTACTCAAACGAATTATCGAACTGATGAAAGAGCGTGGAACAGACTGGTCAAATCAAACTGTTGGGATCAGCCATGGCGATGACCCTGCACTTGCAGAGGATATGAGACAATTGATAGAAACAGCATTTCATCCAAAAGATATTGATATCAATATCATTGGTGCAGCCGTTGGGTCTCATTCAGGACCTGGAACGCTTGCAATCTTTTTTACAGGCAACCCATCATAA
- a CDS encoding S1 RNA-binding domain-containing protein, with protein MRPGEQVTLQIEKEMEYGYFLTDGEDSVLLHRSEVTEDIEDRDEVDVYLYVDHEERLAATMKKPIINAHTYGWVEVVDVVEDMGVFVDVGLSKDALVATEHLPPFEEAWPKKGDRLYCMLKVTSYGRLFAKPATEDIISKLFTEAPNTIMNKDITGTIYRLIATGSFMLTDTGIRGFIHRTERKEEPRLGSTVTGRVIAVKEDGTVNVSLLPRKQDALSVDAEQILTYMRNRNGAMPYWDKSDRDDIRERFQMSKAAFKRALGHLMKNGLIDQKEGWTYEKK; from the coding sequence ATGAGACCAGGTGAGCAAGTGACCTTGCAAATAGAGAAAGAGATGGAGTACGGATACTTTTTGACAGATGGCGAAGATTCTGTCCTCTTACATCGTAGTGAGGTCACAGAAGATATTGAAGATAGAGATGAAGTGGATGTCTATCTATATGTAGATCATGAAGAGAGACTAGCAGCTACAATGAAAAAGCCTATTATTAACGCACATACATACGGATGGGTTGAAGTCGTTGATGTTGTAGAGGATATGGGCGTATTTGTTGATGTCGGGTTATCAAAAGATGCACTTGTGGCAACAGAACACCTCCCGCCTTTTGAAGAAGCATGGCCCAAAAAAGGAGACCGGCTTTACTGTATGCTAAAAGTCACAAGCTACGGGAGATTGTTCGCAAAACCAGCCACAGAAGATATCATCAGTAAGCTGTTTACCGAAGCACCTAATACCATTATGAACAAAGACATAACAGGGACGATTTACCGCTTGATTGCGACAGGCTCCTTTATGCTGACAGATACAGGAATTAGAGGGTTTATCCATCGCACAGAACGAAAGGAAGAACCAAGACTTGGATCTACTGTCACAGGTCGTGTCATTGCAGTGAAAGAGGATGGAACCGTTAACGTCTCTCTCCTTCCTAGAAAACAGGACGCATTATCAGTTGATGCAGAACAGATCTTAACTTATATGAGAAACAGAAATGGTGCGATGCCCTATTGGGACAAAAGTGACCGAGATGATATTCGCGAAAGGTTTCAAATGAGTAAGGCCGCTTTTAAACGAGCATTAGGTCACTTGATGAAAAATGGCCTAATTGATCAAAAAGAAGGCTGGACATATGAGAAAAAGTGA